DNA sequence from the Pseudophryne corroboree isolate aPseCor3 chromosome 6, aPseCor3.hap2, whole genome shotgun sequence genome:
TGGACATCAATGACAATGAACCAATGTTTCCAAAACTTGAAGTGGAAATAGAGATTTCAGAGAGTGCTTCTCTACGCACAAGGATCCCTCTTGATAGAGCTTGGGATCCTGATAGTGGCAGCAATGGAGTAAAGGTATATACCCTTTCTCCCAATGAGCACTTCACTTTGGATATTATCTCTGGTTCTGATGGTGTCAAACATCCAGAACTAGTTGTGGTAAAGGAACTGGATAGAGAATTGCAATCTTCTTTCCATCTAGTTTTAACAGCATTAGATGGTGGAATTCCACAAAAATCAAGTACCACCCAGGTTAAGATTAATGTCTTGGACTCTAATGATAATAGCCCCACATTTGGAGAAAGTTCTGTTGTTCTAGAAGTCTCAGAAGACACTTCACCAGGTACACTTCTTATAAATCTGACGGCCACTGACCCAGATCAAGGTCCAAATGGAGAAATAGAATTTTCATTTAGTAAACACACTCCACACCATGTCCTCAGCATGTTCAGCCTTGACCCAAAATTGGGTGGGATCACTCTGAGACAGTCACTTGACCATGAAGATAGGCGCTCTTATGAGTTGGATGTGCAAGCAAAGGATTTAGGTCCTAATCCTATCCCTACTCACTGCAAGGTAGTCATTAAGGTTCTAGACATTAATGACAATGCACCTGATATCAAAGTCACCTGGGCTTCTCAAGATTCTCCAGAGATTGTGGTTTCTGAGGCTGTTCCACTGGGCAGTTTTGTAGCTCTAGTTATGGCCAATGATCCTGATTCAGGGACAAATGGGCAGGTACACTGTCATTTAATTCAAGACCATGGGCATTTTAGGTTAGAGAAATCTAATGGCAATAGCTACATTTTGATAACCAATGCCATACTAGACAGGGAGAAGTTGGAGCAATATGACTTAACCATCCAAGCTAAAGATCAAGGTGAGCCCTCTTTCTCAGCTGAAAAATCCTTGAAAATTCGTGTTAGTGATGCAAATGACAATCCTCCCATTTTTGAAAAGCTAAACTATGATGTCTCTCTATTAGAAAACAGTGGTCCTCTTACTCATCTCCTTACTGTAAATGCTCAAGATGTTGATCTAGGAGACAATGCTGAAGTCACATATAGAATTATTGAATCTGTCATCTCAGGAACACCAATATCAACATTTGTATCCATCCACGCTAGGACTGGTGAGATTGTTATACTTAAGGCTGTAGATTATGAGGAAATTAAAGAAATTACATTTTTGGTCCAAGCAGAAGACAATGGTGTTCCCAGGCTTAGTAGCAATACTACAGTAAAGGTACTTGTGATGGACCAAAATGATAACAGCCCATTAATTGTGCAACCACAACTTAAGAGAGGTTGTGCAAGTATTACTGTCCTAGTGAATGCAGAGACTGGTTACTTTCTCTCTACCATGGAAGTTGCCCATTCAGAAGCCTTTGGATATACATCAGATGAGATATTATCAGAGACTGCAAAACTTAACAAACACCCAATATTTCAAATGGTAGCGACTGACGCAGACTCGGGGGACAATGCCAAACTTCTTTACCACTTGACAGATGACCACCTGGGTTTATTTGCTATGGATGAACATCTGGGGCATATATACATAACTGCTAGCAATGCCAGCTATCTTATTGGTACTACACTAGACTTGAAGGTCACTGTTATAGATGGTGGAATACCTCCTCGGGAAACAAAGGCTCTTCTTCAAGTAATGTTCAGTAGCCATTTGGACCACCTGAGAAATTCAGCAAGTGAAACCAATGGAAAGCTTAGCTTGTCCATGGTAA
Encoded proteins:
- the PCDH12 gene encoding protocadherin-12 isoform X1, with product MDRILKVISQLFTLLLICSIYRGHCQNSASLMVRFRVQEEVPVGTLIGHISDVPGWTEDANEEYQLIKESNLFPVQVGSRNGSITTTGRLDREKLCQIHGHCILSFNVLPTKALSLVHVEIEVLDINDNEPMFPKLEVEIEISESASLRTRIPLDRAWDPDSGSNGVKVYTLSPNEHFTLDIISGSDGVKHPELVVVKELDRELQSSFHLVLTALDGGIPQKSSTTQVKINVLDSNDNSPTFGESSVVLEVSEDTSPGTLLINLTATDPDQGPNGEIEFSFSKHTPHHVLSMFSLDPKLGGITLRQSLDHEDRRSYELDVQAKDLGPNPIPTHCKVVIKVLDINDNAPDIKVTWASQDSPEIVVSEAVPLGSFVALVMANDPDSGTNGQVHCHLIQDHGHFRLEKSNGNSYILITNAILDREKLEQYDLTIQAKDQGEPSFSAEKSLKIRVSDANDNPPIFEKLNYDVSLLENSGPLTHLLTVNAQDVDLGDNAEVTYRIIESVISGTPISTFVSIHARTGEIVILKAVDYEEIKEITFLVQAEDNGVPRLSSNTTVKVLVMDQNDNSPLIVQPQLKRGCASITVLVNAETGYFLSTMEVAHSEAFGYTSDEILSETAKLNKHPIFQMVATDADSGDNAKLLYHLTDDHLGLFAMDEHLGHIYITASNASYLIGTTLDLKVTVIDGGIPPRETKALLQVMFSSHLDHLRNSASETNGKLSLSMVIVICLAVLLALCLLILALIMSFCRVDRKDNRAYNCREEESSYRKQPKRPQRQIQKADIHVVPVLRGRQQHPATPVEEAKPFSVLEEGQDTLEDTSLHTPFHLTPTLYRTLRNQRNHEALLNDISDLEQPFSLPPSVCRTLQYQRQRSCSRENLQDPYGTLPVSNKTLKNFGSPQIRVPDDITNSSEPIIYNGGDFSPATSPTLRRQKNVEQSSKEQILRSLVRLSMVALAEKEAVELTMQSPHIQQISQLLSLLHQGQVHPKTLHRGNKYSSKAGRSAGQDVDWQSTKDSGHGESEAGDLDSESGGDLSAGHQLLEDNLESILGPCLGTETNRFSDLDPGWIARLSLPLANSYKENIFMPNTQIAQEPPIKAAEKDDLRTFLTFGKASDGSPENRLASTFLSEMSSLFEMLLTQKAESHGNTASEVLMRLSACSKTLGMDSNKSDGTRN
- the PCDH12 gene encoding protocadherin-12 isoform X2 — translated: MDRILKVISQLFTLLLICSIYRGHCQNSASLMVRFRVQEEVPVGTLIGHISDVPGWTEDANEEYQLIKESNLFPVQVGSRNGSITTTGRLDREKLCQIHGHCILSFNVLPTKALSLVHVEIEVLDINDNEPMFPKLEVEIEISESASLRTRIPLDRAWDPDSGSNGVKVYTLSPNEHFTLDIISGSDGVKHPELVVVKELDRELQSSFHLVLTALDGGIPQKSSTTQVKINVLDSNDNSPTFGESSVVLEVSEDTSPGTLLINLTATDPDQGPNGEIEFSFSKHTPHHVLSMFSLDPKLGGITLRQSLDHEDRRSYELDVQAKDLGPNPIPTHCKVVIKVLDINDNAPDIKVTWASQDSPEIVVSEAVPLGSFVALVMANDPDSGTNGQVHCHLIQDHGHFRLEKSNGNSYILITNAILDREKLEQYDLTIQAKDQGEPSFSAEKSLKIRVSDANDNPPIFEKLNYDVSLLENSGPLTHLLTVNAQDVDLGDNAEVTYRIIESVISGTPISTFVSIHARTGEIVILKAVDYEEIKEITFLVQAEDNGVPRLSSNTTVKVLVMDQNDNSPLIVQPQLKRGCASITVLVNAETGYFLSTMEVAHSEAFGYTSDEILSETAKLNKHPIFQMVATDADSGDNAKLLYHLTDDHLGLFAMDEHLGHIYITASNASYLIGTTLDLKVTVIDGGIPPRETKALLQVMFSSHLDHLRNSASETNGKLSLSMVIVICLAVLLALCLLILALIMSFCRVDRKDNRAYNCREEESSYRKQPKRPQRQIQKADIHVVPVLRGRQQHPATPVEEAKPFSVLEEGQDTLEDTSLHTPFHLTPTLYRTLRNQRNHEALLNDISDLEQPFSLPPSVCRTLQYQRQRSCSRENLQDPYGTLPVSNKTLKNFGSPQIRVPDDITNSSEPIIYNGGDFSPATSPTLRRQKNVEQSSKEQILRSLVRLSMVALAEKEAVELTMQSPHIQQISQLLSLLHQGQVHPKTLHRGNKYSSKAGRSAGQDVDWQSTKDSGHGESEAGDLDSESGGDLSAGHQLLEDNLESILGPCLETNRFSDLDPGWIARLSLPLANSYKENIFMPNTQIAQEPPIKAAEKDDLRTFLTFGKASDGSPENRLASTFLSEMSSLFEMLLTQKAESHGNTASEVLMRLSACSKTLGMDSNKSDGTRN